The Halostella limicola genome includes the window GCGACCCGGAGCGCGTCGGTGACTGACCTCGTGGGCGTGGTCGTGGCCGGCGGCGTTCCTGAGCGTCGACACGCCCGCGGCGCTGCGCGCGCTCCGATGCGGGGACACCGACGGGCCGGTCGAGTCGGATTGACGGATCCCCAGATCCCGCCCTCGCGACCCGCTCTCTTTCGAACGTCCGTCGTCCTAGAACACCATTAAGACGGCTAAACTCCGACCGGCTGTCGTCGCGACGCGGGTTATTTTGGAAATGTTCAACGATTAGTACTTTAGTGGATGATAGAGTATATTATATCGTGATTAAACAATGAACGAGTCTAAATATAGCAGTGTATTAGACATTTGTCCAGACAGAATGAGCGGCGGTCGCTCGGGGGTGATCGGCCGTGGCGCATAAGAAAGAGGAGTGGAAGGAAGGGTGCTACGGCGACGAGGTCCGCGAGAAGATCGAGGAGTTCGCTGAGCGGGGGTGGGACTCGGTCCCCGAGGACGAGCGCGACAAGTGGTTCTCCAGGTTCAAGTTCTGGGGCGTCTTCCACCAGCGCTCTGGCCAGGAGAGCTACTTCATGCTGCGGCTGACCAACTGCGGGGGCGTCCTCGAACCCGACCAGCTACGCGCTATCGGCGAGGTCGCCCGCGACTACGCGACGGGGCCGGCCGAGAACCCCGAGTGGGGGAACGGCTTCGTCGACTTCACGACCCGCCAGTCGGTCCAGTTGCACTGGCTCAAACTGGAGGACGTGCCGAAAGTGTGGGAGAAGCTGGAGGCCGTCGGCGTCTCCTCGCGCTCCGCGGGCGGCGACACCATGCGCAACGTCTCCGGCTGTCCCGTCGCCGGCAAGGACGCGAACGAGTACCTGCCGACGCGCGAGCTGCTCGACGAGATACAGGCGGAGATCCGCGGCGACGACGCCCTCTCGAACATGCCGCGGAAGTTCAACATCAGCGTGACGGGCTGTCGCGAGGGCTGCGCGCAGGACAGCATCAACGACGTGGCGCTCGAACCCGCGCGGAAGCTGGGTGACGCCGACGAGCGGGGCGAGGAGGTCCGGGGCTTCAACGTCCGGGGCGGGGGCGGCCTCGGCGGCCGCGAACCGCGGCGCGCCCGCTCGCTCGACGTCTTCGTCCGTCCGGAGAACGCGAAGGCGGTCGTCCGCGAGTTCGTCGAGCTGTACCACGAGGAGGGGAACCGCGAGAACCGCTCGAAGAACCGCGCGCGCTTCTTCGTCGACGACTGGGGAACCGACGCCATCCGCGAGGCCCTCGACGAGCGGACCGACTTCGACCTCGAACGCGCGGGCACGGACCTCCGCGAGGGGTACACGTACAACGCCGGCCGCAAGACCGAGCGCGGCAAGCACGACCACGTCGGCGTCCACGAGCAGCGCGACGGCCGGTACTACGTCGGCCTGTGCGTGCCCGTCGGCCGCGTCACCGCCGCAGAGGCGCTCGAACTCGCCGATCTGGCCGGCGAGTACGGCTCCGGCGAGGTGCGGCTCACCCGGCGGCAGAACCCGCTTCTCATGGACGTTCCAGAGAGCGAGGTGGAGGCCCTGCTCGCCGAGCCGCTGCTCGACGACCTGCCGCCCGAGCCGAACGTGTTCGAGCGCGGTGCGGTCGCCTGCACCGGCACGGAGTTCTGCTCGCTCGCGCTCACCGAGACGAAGGTCCGCACCGCCGAGATGCTCCGCTGGCTCCGGGACAACGTCGAGATACCCGACGACGTCAGCCAGCTGAAGATCCACTTCTCGGGCTGCACGGCCGACTGCGGGCAGGCGATGACCGCCGACATCGGCCTGCAGGGGATGCGCGCCCGGAAGGACGGCGAGATGGTCGAGGCGATGGACGTCGGCGTCGGCGGCGGCGTCGGCGCGGAGCCGTCGTTCATCGAGTGGGTGCGCCAGCGCGTCCCCGCCGACGAGGTGCCCGGCATGATCGCCAACCTCGTCGCCGCGTTCGCCGCGCTCCGGGAGGACGGGCAGACGTTCCGCGAGTGGGTCGACGCGACGGGCCACGAGACGATCATCGAACTCGCGGAACCGGCGGAGACGGACTACGAGGACCCCTGCCTGCACGACGCCAAGCAGTCGTGGTACCCGTTCGCCGACGGCGAGAGCCCCGCGCCGACCGCGCCGGACGGGACGCCGCTCCCGAGCGATGACTGAGAGCGACGCAGCGGGCGACCGCCACCCGGTGCGGCGACAGCCCGCACCCTGCGACGCCGCGCCGGAGCTGGTCGAGCCGGCGCGGACGCACCACGAGCGAGACTGACGGCGGGCTACGTTCGAGCGGCAGGAAGCGACCGACGGGGAAGCGACCGGCGGAAAAGTGATCAGCGGAGAAGCGTCCGGGCGGTAGCGCGTGAGATACTCGCGAAAAGTGCAGTCGGAGAGCGGGCGGTCCGAGACAGGACGCGTGGTTGGCAACTACGGGTGATTCACGCCTCCGACTCAGCAGGGCAGTCAGGCACGACGGTACCGGCGAACGTCGTCGGAGATGGGGCACCGCCGCGGTTCGGGGCAGGACGAATCGAGCGCGGCGATCAGCCCGCTCCGACGCCGCAAGTCGGACAGGCATCCGTCTCTCTCGGGACGCAGCGGCGTTCGCACGGGAGCAGTTTCAGTTCGATTCCGACAGGCGCGTGTTGTGTTCACACATCACCTCCGGCAGGTGTACCTTGCAGGAGGACACGTAAATACCTTTCTTAGGAACAGACCATATCTGAGAAGATCCTTGTAATTTCATCCAGTTATCTACCATCTGCCGCATCGTTAGTAAACCTATTACACAACGATCGAAACATTCGAGTTTCCGGATCGCCTTCGCGATCACCGCTCGCGAGCCGGCAGATCCACGTCGACCGCGCCCGAGGGCCGGGTCCGTTCGAGCGCGTACGCGACGGCGTCTTCGAGCGGGCGCGACCCGTCGCCGCCGCCGGGACCGCCGTACACGCCGTCGAACAGGTCCGCGAACTGGCGGGCGATGCGCTCGGCTCGCTCCCGCGCGGCGACCCGCCGGACGTCGTACGTCTCCTCCAGGTCCGTGTGCGGAAACAGCGTCGCGGTGATCGCGTGTCCGTCGCTCGCGTCCGTCGGCGGCGCGATCCGCACCCGCACGTCGCCGGAGACGTGCACGTGGTCGACGAACGTCCCGGTCCGCGTCTCGTGTACCTCGCGTTCCCATGCCGTCGGTGGGTCGTCAGCGTCCATCACGGGACCCTACCAGCGCCTATCTTACGTACGTAGAGGAACAGTCAATACTCGCGGAGCAGACCGAACTTTCTGGACGAATACCGGAGATCTGCGGAAGGACGAGCGCGGAGATGTGGACGATCGTCAACCGACTCGACGGACCGTCTCTCGACGACCGGTACGGGCGGCGAGGGCGATCACTCCGCACGCGGGTAGTCGGCGTCGAGGTCCGCGCCGGGCGCGTCGTCGGCGAACACGTCCTCGACGACCGGTTCGTCCTCGCCGTCGGGGCTGACGCTGCCCGTCCGGTAGCCGTGGAGGTCGAGCGTGACGTGCTCGAAGCCGAGGTCGGCGATGTGCTCGCGGGCCGCCTCGACGAAGTCGGGGTTCAGCGCCGCCTCCATCTCCTCGGGGGCGATCTCGATGCGCGCGAGACCGTCGTGGTCGCGGACGCGGAACTGCGAGAACCCCCACTGTCGGAGTATCGTCTCCGCCTTCTCGATCCGGGAGAGGCGCTCCTCCGTGACCTCCAGCCCGGTGGGGATCCGCGAGGAGAGACACGCCATCGACGGCTTGTCCGCGACCGAGAGGTCGTAGCGGTCCGCGATCTCGCGGACCTCCTCCTTGTCGATGCCGTTCGCCAGCAGCGGCGAGTAGGCGTCGAGTTCGTCGACGGCCTGCAGGCCGGGGCGGTGGCCCTCGCCGGGGTCGCCGGCGTTCGTGCCGTCGCAGACGACCTCGATGCCGAGGCGGTCGGCGGCGTCGAACATCTCGCCGAGGCGCATCGACCGGCAGTGGTAGCAGCGGTCGCCGTCGTTCTCGACGAACGCCTCGCTGTCGAGTTCGCTGAACTCGACGATCTCGTGCCGGATGCCGATCTCGTCGGCGACGCGCTTCGCGTCGTCCAGTTCGGCCTCCGGCAGCGTCTCGCTTTTCGCGGTGCAGGCGACGGCGTCGTCGCCGAGGACGTCCTCGGCGACCGCCGCGACGACGCCCGAGTCGACGCCGCCGCTGAACGCCACGAGCACGCTGTCGCGGTCGGCGAGGTCGTCGCGCAGCGCCGCGAGTTTCTCGTCCAAAGTGGTCATCGATCTCGGATTACCGGCCTGCGGGCAAAAGTACGTTGACCGCGGCGCGGCCGGCACGAGGGCTAGAACTCGACCGCCGGTCGCCCCCGCTCTCCACCCGAAGCGAGGGGGTTTCCGGTCAGTTCGCCAACGTTTGTCACCGGTCCGAACGGGAAATTCCGGCGTTTCGGGCCGTTCTCCACCGGAAACGGAGGGGTTTCCGGTCAGTTCGCCAACATTTATCAGGAGATCGGAGCCCGATTCGGGGGCGTTTCCACCGGAAACGAGGGTGTGAGATCCGATCGCACCCGGCGCCGTTCGGGCGGGAGATTTTTCTCCTCCCCTCCGAATTGGAGGGTAGATGGAGTTCGAGGCGATCCCAGGCGTCGGCGAGAAGACGGCGGAGGCGCTCGCCGAACTGGACGACGCCGAGCGGGCCCTGCGGGACGGCGACGTCGCCGCGCTTGCGGACGCGCCGGGCGTCAGCGAGGGCCGGGCCGCTCGGATCGCCAGGTCGGCGATCCGGATGGAGCACGACGACCCCGGCGGCTTCCTCGCGACCGACAGGGCCCGCGAGGTGTACGAGGACGTGCTCGCGCTACTGGAGGAGCGCACCGTCACCGACTACGCCGCAAAGCGGCTGGAGACGTTCTACCCGAGTGCGTCGGCCTCGCGCATCGAGGAGGTGCGCGAGTTCGTCGCCGACGCGACGGAACGGGACCCGTCGACGGCGGTGATCGAGGCGCTGGCTGGCGTCGAGCCGCTCGAACGCCCCGGCGACGTGCGCGTCCGCGACCGCTGTCTCGCCACGAAGGACGCCGAGCGGTACAGCGAGGCGCAGTCGACGGTCCCCGAACTCAGCGTCGAGATCGTCGAGGACGCCCGCGACCTGGCGGAGCTCGCCCGCGGGTACGCCACCGTGATCGCGCTGGACGAGGAGTTCGCGGGCGTCGACGTGGAGGGTGACGTGCGCGTCGAACCGACGGCGCTGGAGAACCCGGCGGACGTGGTGCCCGAGCGCGTGCTGAACTTCTTCGCGACGAACCGCGA containing:
- a CDS encoding nitrite/sulfite reductase, whose amino-acid sequence is MAHKKEEWKEGCYGDEVREKIEEFAERGWDSVPEDERDKWFSRFKFWGVFHQRSGQESYFMLRLTNCGGVLEPDQLRAIGEVARDYATGPAENPEWGNGFVDFTTRQSVQLHWLKLEDVPKVWEKLEAVGVSSRSAGGDTMRNVSGCPVAGKDANEYLPTRELLDEIQAEIRGDDALSNMPRKFNISVTGCREGCAQDSINDVALEPARKLGDADERGEEVRGFNVRGGGGLGGREPRRARSLDVFVRPENAKAVVREFVELYHEEGNRENRSKNRARFFVDDWGTDAIREALDERTDFDLERAGTDLREGYTYNAGRKTERGKHDHVGVHEQRDGRYYVGLCVPVGRVTAAEALELADLAGEYGSGEVRLTRRQNPLLMDVPESEVEALLAEPLLDDLPPEPNVFERGAVACTGTEFCSLALTETKVRTAEMLRWLRDNVEIPDDVSQLKIHFSGCTADCGQAMTADIGLQGMRARKDGEMVEAMDVGVGGGVGAEPSFIEWVRQRVPADEVPGMIANLVAAFAALREDGQTFREWVDATGHETIIELAEPAETDYEDPCLHDAKQSWYPFADGESPAPTAPDGTPLPSDD
- the larE gene encoding ATP-dependent sacrificial sulfur transferase LarE; translated protein: MTTLDEKLAALRDDLADRDSVLVAFSGGVDSGVVAAVAEDVLGDDAVACTAKSETLPEAELDDAKRVADEIGIRHEIVEFSELDSEAFVENDGDRCYHCRSMRLGEMFDAADRLGIEVVCDGTNAGDPGEGHRPGLQAVDELDAYSPLLANGIDKEEVREIADRYDLSVADKPSMACLSSRIPTGLEVTEERLSRIEKAETILRQWGFSQFRVRDHDGLARIEIAPEEMEAALNPDFVEAAREHIADLGFEHVTLDLHGYRTGSVSPDGEDEPVVEDVFADDAPGADLDADYPRAE